A genome region from Maridesulfovibrio salexigens DSM 2638 includes the following:
- a CDS encoding C25 family cysteine peptidase, translating into MVKLKKFFIPLLVLLSMVLVSGCKVKGVGNTAEPVVVPVADPVKVSSALYTEEKKNVIVCTADFMRAARYFSYLHREFEGVKSVIVKVPSTNGTAESEAKVVAGIQSQVAKLNKDGKLMSVLILGNRDIVPPARFDSGNEVHLSDYGYGGSDSAPENMLPVGRIPARDCAEAESVAAKYERWYGDREFRPAWPVSFIGGEGFSAQSLSDSELLFFNLQQEGIAGPEAIRYLGAAGGATPQRLTQSLAEDDVSVQWLALEATSKGFRAGKGIVPVSAIMELEYKPGLPVVLNPSCEVAALNSTMPTPAEAVVLSSGGGLAMMTGCKGGGDIRAELDDGRVFRVDSSGTPRLLMEFHKAYFSGKHRIGDALIEARAQFAQNLIKGEGLSPIYDLVFYGDPVLSLPLPVRTESPSYKGLNVVTKSKKRQGVAVFDVNSTISFAMEEGGVYPAVRLQVIDRSDGRVVSSMKVEEDDIFNFMSDGEGQYLIYSRPLDGPLAWQFFDVREKGKSSENKAVVAKRAKPAPKISAGLKPVNYAVQVSSNRKHKSAAKVRKRLAGQGYEAYVVEVPSANNRKWYCVRFGRFDSWAAAVEASAAYERKEQADAKIVRCNDS; encoded by the coding sequence ATGGTTAAGCTTAAGAAATTTTTTATTCCCCTGCTGGTTTTGCTGAGCATGGTTCTGGTCTCAGGGTGTAAGGTTAAGGGGGTGGGTAACACGGCTGAACCCGTGGTTGTGCCTGTTGCCGATCCGGTTAAGGTTTCTTCCGCTCTTTACACTGAAGAAAAGAAGAATGTGATTGTCTGTACTGCTGATTTTATGCGTGCGGCCCGCTATTTTTCCTATCTGCACCGAGAATTTGAAGGTGTAAAGTCAGTCATCGTTAAGGTTCCTTCGACTAACGGAACTGCCGAGTCTGAGGCGAAGGTCGTTGCCGGTATTCAGAGTCAGGTGGCTAAACTGAACAAAGACGGCAAACTTATGTCCGTGCTTATTCTAGGTAACCGGGACATCGTTCCGCCTGCTCGTTTTGATTCCGGTAATGAAGTCCATCTTTCCGATTACGGCTATGGCGGTTCGGACTCTGCACCGGAGAATATGCTTCCGGTGGGCAGGATTCCGGCCCGTGATTGTGCCGAGGCTGAGAGTGTGGCTGCAAAGTACGAACGCTGGTACGGAGACCGTGAATTTCGTCCGGCATGGCCGGTATCATTTATCGGCGGGGAAGGCTTTTCCGCTCAGTCTCTTTCCGATTCGGAGCTTCTCTTTTTTAATCTGCAACAGGAAGGTATCGCAGGTCCTGAGGCGATTCGGTACCTCGGGGCAGCCGGGGGCGCAACTCCGCAAAGGTTAACGCAGTCCTTGGCAGAAGATGATGTCTCGGTGCAATGGCTGGCTCTTGAGGCCACCTCCAAAGGCTTTCGGGCTGGCAAAGGAATTGTTCCGGTTTCAGCGATAATGGAACTTGAATATAAGCCGGGGCTGCCTGTGGTGCTCAATCCTTCCTGTGAAGTTGCTGCGTTGAATTCAACCATGCCTACCCCGGCGGAAGCTGTGGTGCTCTCTTCCGGTGGCGGACTGGCAATGATGACCGGCTGCAAGGGTGGCGGTGATATTCGAGCTGAACTCGATGACGGACGTGTTTTCAGGGTTGATTCCAGTGGGACACCTCGCTTGCTTATGGAATTTCATAAGGCTTATTTCAGCGGCAAACATCGTATTGGTGATGCTTTAATTGAAGCCCGGGCTCAGTTTGCCCAAAATTTAATTAAAGGGGAGGGGCTTTCCCCGATTTATGATCTGGTCTTTTATGGAGATCCGGTTTTATCCTTGCCCTTGCCTGTGCGTACGGAATCCCCATCATATAAGGGGTTGAACGTAGTTACTAAATCAAAAAAACGACAGGGCGTTGCTGTCTTTGACGTTAATTCCACCATTTCCTTTGCTATGGAAGAAGGCGGGGTTTATCCGGCAGTGCGCTTGCAGGTTATTGACCGCAGCGATGGGCGGGTGGTTTCCTCTATGAAAGTGGAAGAGGATGATATCTTCAATTTTATGTCCGATGGCGAAGGCCAGTACCTGATTTACTCGCGTCCGCTGGATGGTCCGCTTGCATGGCAGTTTTTTGATGTGCGTGAGAAGGGTAAGTCCTCTGAGAATAAAGCTGTTGTCGCTAAGAGGGCTAAGCCTGCACCGAAGATCAGTGCCGGACTCAAGCCCGTCAACTACGCTGTGCAGGTGAGTTCCAACCGTAAGCATAAATCAGCAGCCAAGGTACGTAAGCGTCTGGCTGGACAAGGCTATGAGGCTTACGTGGTCGAGGTCCCTTCCGCAAATAACCGTAAATGGTATTGTGTGCGGTTTGGACGTTTTGATTCATGGGCCGCTGCAGTGGAGGCCTCCGCAGCTTATGAACGCAAAGAGCAGGCTGACGCGAAGATAGTTCGCTGTAATGACAGCTAG